From a single Leclercia sp. AS011 genomic region:
- a CDS encoding DUF2339 domain-containing protein: MDELYIFGGLFLVFALVVAPVLAVIGFNRSTAAKQEIARLRQRIEALEQRGVAEKAAEPEQAAAPVVMAEPMVDEAPAPVDPWRSRIPAAAAEPAPVSAPAAKQPSAFGGILTSLVRWFMQGNPLAKLGILLLFLGLSFLLRYTVEHSLFPLELRLAATALFAMVLLALGWRLRHRQRVYSLILQGGATGILYLTVFGAFRLWQMLPMTLAFALLVVICAASVGLAVLQKALSLAMLASLGGYLAPLLLSTGGGSFVALFSFYLLLSIGILAISIWQHWRELNLLGLLFTFGVGGLWGLNDYRPEDFWICQLFLIANTLIFGVLSVALSLRAQEKGKQVIDGVLLFAPPLVGFGMQYGMTQHWTYGPALSALGYGAFYLTLAFLALRRYPSIGRPLVMAALAIGGGFATLAIPLALSARWTAMAWALEGLGILWLGVQQQQRRMSYSGTALLVLALGSALWAQNNGVTSLSLLLIFTILSLCWLAAAWLWRTLFMPVSWALLAGGLLFWLVALLGASGLVMTQELPILAGVLALTAASVWGWRQVAARLAWRELDASKWLLWPVMLLMVGYQFWHQQIVAAGWANLAWCVALPAALMLLRRDGERLLTRIAMGLHLSLFWMILLALAAELYWFARSLPWGMAAWGSGLAMAAGGGVIMALSAAVKRRVWPFREWPALYACLAPIPVVVALLALLVVTNFQDGVVYRQTWLPLMNPLEEGAAFALLALVVFYRAVDRYYPAQLSQARPWPAVALMAFGFWWLNGALMRALAWYGDVAWNMASLWDSRLIQTCFALFWMLSALVVMIHATRRASRQAWLCGAVLLGVVMVKLMLVDSAGGGGLSRAVTFIGVAILVLIVGYFSPLPPKTGDEK; this comes from the coding sequence ATGGACGAGCTTTACATCTTTGGCGGTTTGTTCCTGGTTTTTGCGCTTGTGGTTGCGCCCGTGCTTGCGGTTATCGGCTTTAATCGAAGTACGGCGGCGAAACAGGAGATCGCCCGGCTTCGCCAGCGCATTGAGGCCCTTGAGCAGCGCGGTGTGGCGGAGAAAGCGGCGGAGCCTGAACAGGCCGCTGCGCCGGTGGTCATGGCTGAGCCGATGGTTGACGAGGCGCCCGCGCCTGTCGACCCCTGGCGCTCCAGGATCCCCGCTGCCGCGGCAGAACCCGCTCCGGTTTCTGCGCCAGCGGCAAAACAGCCCTCTGCCTTTGGCGGCATACTGACGTCGCTGGTGCGCTGGTTCATGCAGGGCAATCCGCTGGCGAAGCTGGGGATCCTGCTGCTCTTTCTCGGGCTTTCATTCCTCCTGCGCTATACCGTCGAGCACTCCCTGTTCCCGCTTGAACTTCGCCTGGCCGCGACGGCGCTGTTTGCAATGGTCCTGCTGGCCCTCGGGTGGCGGCTACGGCACAGACAGCGCGTCTATTCGCTGATCCTTCAGGGTGGCGCGACAGGCATTCTCTACCTGACGGTCTTTGGGGCCTTCCGGCTCTGGCAGATGTTGCCGATGACGCTGGCCTTTGCGCTGCTGGTGGTCATTTGCGCGGCGAGCGTTGGGCTGGCGGTGCTGCAGAAGGCGCTGAGCCTTGCCATGCTGGCAAGCCTCGGTGGCTATCTTGCGCCGCTGCTGTTGTCTACCGGAGGCGGCAGCTTTGTGGCGCTGTTCTCTTTCTATCTCCTGCTTTCCATTGGCATTCTCGCTATCAGCATCTGGCAGCACTGGCGCGAGCTGAATCTGCTCGGGCTGCTGTTTACGTTCGGCGTGGGCGGCCTGTGGGGGCTGAACGACTACCGGCCTGAAGACTTTTGGATCTGCCAGCTATTCCTGATAGCCAATACGCTGATATTCGGCGTGCTGAGCGTGGCGCTGTCACTGCGGGCGCAGGAGAAAGGGAAGCAGGTTATTGACGGCGTTCTGCTGTTCGCCCCGCCGCTGGTTGGTTTTGGCATGCAGTATGGCATGACGCAGCACTGGACCTACGGCCCGGCGCTGAGTGCCCTCGGATATGGCGCCTTTTATCTTACCCTCGCGTTCCTCGCCCTGCGGCGCTACCCCTCAATCGGACGACCGCTGGTTATGGCGGCGCTGGCCATCGGCGGCGGCTTTGCCACGCTCGCCATTCCGCTGGCGCTGTCGGCGCGCTGGACGGCGATGGCCTGGGCGCTGGAGGGACTGGGTATCCTCTGGCTGGGCGTGCAACAGCAGCAGCGACGCATGAGCTATAGCGGGACGGCGCTGCTGGTGCTGGCGCTGGGGAGCGCGCTGTGGGCGCAAAACAACGGCGTTACGTCGCTGAGCCTGCTGCTGATCTTCACCATCCTCAGCCTTTGCTGGCTGGCTGCGGCCTGGCTGTGGCGGACTCTCTTTATGCCGGTCAGCTGGGCGCTGCTGGCCGGTGGGCTGCTGTTCTGGCTGGTGGCGCTCTTGGGCGCATCGGGGCTGGTGATGACGCAGGAATTACCGATTCTGGCGGGCGTGCTGGCGCTGACGGCGGCCTCGGTCTGGGGCTGGCGGCAGGTGGCTGCGCGTTTAGCGTGGCGGGAGCTGGATGCCAGCAAATGGCTGCTGTGGCCGGTTATGCTGTTGATGGTGGGGTATCAGTTCTGGCATCAGCAGATCGTTGCCGCCGGCTGGGCAAATCTGGCCTGGTGCGTTGCGCTTCCTGCCGCGCTGATGCTGCTGCGGCGCGACGGTGAAAGACTCCTGACGCGCATCGCGATGGGGCTGCATTTGTCGCTGTTCTGGATGATTTTGCTGGCGCTGGCCGCGGAGCTTTACTGGTTTGCCCGGTCACTGCCGTGGGGCATGGCGGCCTGGGGCAGTGGACTGGCGATGGCCGCCGGAGGTGGGGTGATTATGGCGCTCTCCGCGGCGGTAAAGCGTCGCGTTTGGCCGTTCCGGGAGTGGCCTGCGCTTTACGCCTGCCTGGCACCGATCCCTGTGGTCGTGGCGCTGCTGGCGCTGCTGGTCGTGACCAATTTCCAGGACGGTGTGGTCTATCGTCAGACCTGGCTGCCGCTGATGAACCCGCTTGAGGAAGGTGCCGCGTTCGCGCTGCTGGCGCTGGTGGTCTTTTATCGGGCGGTGGATCGCTACTATCCTGCGCAGCTTTCGCAAGCCCGCCCGTGGCCTGCCGTCGCGCTGATGGCGTTTGGCTTCTGGTGGCTGAACGGTGCGCTGATGCGCGCGCTAGCCTGGTATGGCGATGTGGCCTGGAATATGGCATCGCTGTGGGATTCGCGGCTTATCCAGACCTGTTTTGCCCTGTTCTGGATGCTGAGCGCGCTGGTGGTCATGATCCATGCCACCCGTCGGGCTTCCCGGCAGGCGTGGCTCTGCGGCGCGGTGCTGCTGGGGGTAGTGATGGTTAAACTGATGCTGGTGGACAGCGCGGGCGGAGGCGGTCTGTCGCGCGCGGTGACGTTTATCGGCGTGGCGATCCTGGTGCTGATTGTCGGTTATTTCTCACCGCTGCCGCCCAAAACAGGAGATGAAAAATGA
- the malZ gene encoding maltodextrin glucosidase yields the protein MLNAWHLPVAPFVKQNKDKLVITLWLTGEHLPERVTMRAEFDNEETSLPMHKQRSQPQPGVTAWRATLDTTKGQPRHRYSFKMLWHNRQLWFTPQGFSRFPPARLEQFAVDYPDAGPEWVVEQVFYQIFPDRFARSQQRNPERDKTYYHHAAGHETIFHEWDEPVTAQAGGSTFYGGDLDGISEKLPYLKKLGVTALYLNPVFVAPSVHKYDTEDYRHVDEQFGGDEALLRLRENTHREGMRLILDGVFNHSGDSHAWFDRHNRGTGGACHNPDSSQRDWYSFDDEGRALDWLGYASLPKLDYQSPTMVDEIYGGEDSIVRHWLKAPWNMDGWRLDVVHMLGEGGGARNNLQHVAGITRSAKQARPDAFVFGEHFGDARQWLQADAEDSAMNYRGFTFPLWGFLANTDISYDPQLIDAETCMKWMDNYRASLSHQQQLRMFNQLDSHDTARFKSLLGKDVARLPLAVTWLFTWPGVPCIYYGDEVGLDGNNDPFCRKTFPWAPEKQDTALLALYQRLIKLRKQSQALRYGGCQVVYAHDNVVVFVRVYNQQRVLVAINRGEACEVVLEDSPLLAGKTWMVKEGKATFHEGVLTLPAISAAVWIGS from the coding sequence ATGTTGAATGCATGGCACCTGCCGGTTGCCCCATTTGTTAAGCAAAACAAAGATAAACTCGTCATCACGCTGTGGCTGACGGGTGAGCACCTGCCTGAGCGGGTGACGATGCGCGCTGAATTCGACAATGAAGAGACCTCGCTGCCGATGCACAAGCAGCGCAGCCAGCCGCAGCCCGGCGTCACCGCCTGGCGCGCAACCCTCGACACCACGAAAGGGCAGCCGCGGCACCGCTACAGCTTTAAGATGCTCTGGCATAACCGCCAGCTGTGGTTTACCCCGCAGGGGTTTAGCCGTTTTCCGCCCGCCCGGCTGGAGCAGTTCGCCGTCGATTACCCGGATGCCGGGCCTGAGTGGGTGGTCGAGCAGGTCTTTTATCAAATCTTCCCGGACCGCTTTGCCCGCAGCCAGCAGCGCAACCCGGAGCGGGACAAAACCTACTATCACCATGCCGCCGGTCACGAGACCATCTTCCATGAATGGGACGAGCCGGTTACCGCTCAGGCGGGGGGCTCAACCTTTTACGGCGGCGATCTGGACGGCATCAGCGAGAAGCTGCCGTATCTGAAAAAACTCGGCGTCACGGCGCTGTACCTCAATCCGGTGTTTGTCGCTCCCAGCGTGCATAAGTACGACACCGAAGATTACCGCCACGTGGATGAGCAGTTTGGCGGCGACGAGGCCCTGTTACGCCTGCGGGAAAACACCCACCGGGAAGGGATGCGCCTGATCCTCGACGGCGTGTTTAACCACAGCGGCGATTCTCACGCCTGGTTTGATCGCCACAATCGCGGAACGGGCGGTGCCTGCCATAACCCGGACTCGTCCCAGCGGGACTGGTACAGCTTTGACGACGAAGGCCGCGCCCTCGACTGGCTGGGCTACGCCAGCCTGCCGAAGCTGGATTACCAGTCACCCACGATGGTGGACGAGATCTACGGCGGCGAGGACAGTATCGTTCGCCACTGGCTGAAAGCGCCGTGGAATATGGACGGCTGGCGGCTGGATGTGGTGCATATGCTCGGGGAAGGGGGCGGGGCGCGTAACAACCTGCAGCACGTGGCCGGGATCACCCGCTCCGCGAAGCAGGCCCGGCCCGATGCCTTCGTCTTTGGCGAACATTTTGGGGATGCCCGCCAGTGGCTGCAGGCCGACGCGGAAGATTCGGCGATGAACTACCGCGGCTTCACCTTCCCGCTGTGGGGCTTCCTGGCTAATACCGATATCTCCTACGATCCGCAGCTGATTGACGCTGAAACCTGCATGAAGTGGATGGATAACTACCGCGCCAGCCTCTCGCATCAGCAACAGCTCCGCATGTTCAATCAGCTCGACAGCCATGACACCGCCCGCTTTAAGTCGCTGCTCGGCAAAGACGTGGCGCGTCTGCCGCTGGCGGTCACCTGGCTCTTTACCTGGCCGGGTGTGCCGTGCATTTACTACGGGGATGAGGTGGGGCTGGACGGCAATAACGATCCCTTCTGCCGTAAGACCTTCCCGTGGGCACCTGAGAAGCAGGATACGGCGCTGCTGGCGCTCTATCAGCGGCTGATTAAACTGCGCAAGCAGAGCCAGGCGCTGCGCTACGGTGGCTGCCAGGTGGTCTACGCCCATGACAACGTGGTGGTCTTTGTCCGTGTCTATAATCAGCAGCGGGTGCTGGTGGCCATCAACCGGGGCGAGGCCTGCGAAGTGGTGCTGGAAGATTCACCGCTGCTGGCGGGTAAAACGTGGATGGTTAAAGAGGGTAAAGCGACGTTCCATGAGGGCGTGCTCACGCTTCCTGCGATCTCGGCTGCGGTCTGGATCGGCAGTTAA
- the proY gene encoding proline-specific permease ProY, whose amino-acid sequence MESTNKLKRGLSARHIRFMALGSAIGTGLFYGSADAIKMAGPSVLLAYLIGGVAAYIIMRALGEMSVHNPSASSFSRYAQENLGPLAGYITGWTYCFEILIVAIADVTAFGIYMGVWFPTVPHWVWVLSVVLIICAINLMSVKVFGELEFWFSFFKVATIIIMIAAGIGIIIWGIGNGGQPTGIHNLWSNGGFFSNGWIGMVMSLQMVMFAYGGIEIIGITAGEAKDPEKSIPRAINSVPMRILVFYVGTLFVIMSIYPWNQVGTNGSPFVLTFQHLGITFAASILNFVVLTASLSAINADVFGVGRMLHGMAEQGSAPKAFAKTSSRGTPWVTVLVMTVALLLSVYLNYIMPENVFLVIASLATFATVWVWIMILMSQIGFRRRLSPEEVKALKFKVPGGVASTVGGLIFLVFIIGLIGYHPETRISLYVGFAWIALLLVGWVFKRRRERQLAEVQ is encoded by the coding sequence ATGGAAAGCACTAACAAACTCAAGCGTGGATTGAGCGCCCGCCACATCCGCTTTATGGCGCTGGGTTCTGCAATCGGTACCGGTCTTTTTTATGGCTCGGCAGATGCCATCAAAATGGCCGGTCCCAGCGTTCTGCTGGCATATCTTATCGGCGGTGTTGCCGCCTACATCATCATGCGTGCGCTGGGGGAGATGTCCGTTCATAACCCATCGGCCAGCTCCTTCTCCCGCTATGCCCAGGAAAACTTAGGCCCGCTCGCCGGGTATATCACCGGCTGGACCTACTGCTTCGAAATCCTGATCGTGGCCATTGCCGACGTGACGGCATTCGGCATCTATATGGGCGTCTGGTTCCCGACGGTGCCGCACTGGGTCTGGGTGCTCAGCGTGGTGCTGATCATCTGCGCCATCAACCTGATGAGCGTGAAGGTGTTTGGCGAACTGGAGTTCTGGTTCTCCTTCTTTAAAGTCGCCACTATCATCATCATGATTGCAGCCGGTATCGGCATCATCATCTGGGGGATTGGCAACGGCGGACAACCGACCGGGATCCACAATCTGTGGAGCAACGGCGGCTTCTTCAGCAACGGCTGGATTGGCATGGTGATGTCGCTGCAGATGGTGATGTTCGCCTATGGCGGGATCGAAATCATCGGCATCACCGCCGGTGAAGCGAAAGATCCTGAGAAGTCTATCCCACGCGCCATTAACTCGGTGCCGATGCGTATTCTGGTTTTCTACGTGGGGACGCTGTTTGTGATCATGTCCATCTACCCGTGGAACCAGGTCGGCACTAACGGCAGCCCGTTTGTGCTCACCTTCCAGCATCTCGGGATCACCTTTGCCGCCAGTATCCTTAACTTTGTGGTGCTGACTGCGTCGCTCTCCGCCATTAACGCCGACGTCTTTGGTGTGGGGCGTATGCTGCACGGCATGGCAGAGCAGGGCAGTGCGCCTAAGGCCTTCGCCAAAACTTCCAGCCGCGGTACGCCGTGGGTGACGGTGCTGGTGATGACCGTGGCGCTGTTGCTGTCGGTCTATCTGAACTACATCATGCCGGAGAACGTCTTCCTGGTGATTGCGTCGCTGGCGACCTTCGCCACCGTCTGGGTGTGGATCATGATTTTGATGTCGCAGATTGGCTTCCGCCGTCGTCTGTCGCCTGAAGAGGTGAAAGCCCTGAAGTTTAAAGTGCCGGGCGGCGTGGCAAGTACCGTTGGCGGCCTGATCTTCCTGGTCTTTATTATCGGCCTGATTGGTTACCACCCGGAGACCCGCATCTCGCTGTATGTCGGCTTCGCGTGGATTGCCCTGCTGCTGGTCGGCTGGGTGTTTAAACGCCGCCGCGAGCGCCAGTTAGCGGAAGTACAGTAA
- the brnQ gene encoding branched-chain amino acid transporter carrier protein BrnQ, producing MTHQLKSRDIIALGFMTFALFVGAGNIIFPPMVGLQAGEHVWTAAIGFLITAVGLPVLTVVALAKVGGGVDSLSAPIGKVAGVMLAVVCYLAIGPLFATPRTATVSFEVGIAPLTGDGPLPLFIYSLVYFAIVILVSLYPGKLLDTVGNFLAPMKILALLVLAVAAIIWPAGPLSSATEAYQNAAFSNGFVNGYLTMDTLGAMAFGIVIVNAARSRGVTEARLLTRYTVWAGLMAGAGLALLYLALFRLGSDSSVLVDQGANGAAILHAYVQHTFGGAGSMMLAILIFLACLVTAVGLTCACAEFFAQYVPLSYRTLVFILGGFSMAVSNLGLSHLIQVSIPVLTTIYPPCIVLVVLSFTRGWWNNSTRIIAPAMFISLLFGMLDGIKASAFSAILPAWTQRLPLSEQGLAWLMPTVVALVLAIIWDRAAGRQVTSNAH from the coding sequence ATGACCCATCAATTGAAATCGCGTGACATCATCGCACTGGGCTTTATGACATTTGCGCTGTTCGTCGGCGCTGGCAACATCATCTTCCCACCTATGGTTGGCCTGCAGGCGGGTGAACATGTCTGGACCGCGGCGATCGGCTTTCTGATCACCGCAGTCGGTCTGCCGGTACTCACCGTTGTGGCGCTTGCGAAAGTGGGCGGCGGCGTCGACAGCCTCAGCGCACCCATCGGTAAAGTGGCCGGGGTGATGCTGGCGGTAGTCTGCTATCTGGCGATCGGACCGCTGTTCGCGACCCCGCGCACCGCGACCGTCTCCTTCGAAGTGGGGATTGCCCCGCTGACCGGCGATGGCCCGCTGCCGCTGTTTATCTACAGCCTGGTCTACTTCGCTATCGTGATCCTGGTGTCGCTCTATCCGGGTAAGCTGCTGGATACCGTGGGCAACTTCCTGGCGCCGATGAAGATTCTGGCCCTGCTGGTGCTGGCGGTCGCGGCGATTATCTGGCCTGCTGGCCCGTTGAGTTCCGCCACCGAAGCCTATCAGAACGCGGCCTTCTCTAACGGTTTCGTGAACGGCTACCTGACCATGGATACGCTGGGCGCAATGGCGTTCGGTATCGTGATCGTTAACGCGGCGCGTTCCCGCGGCGTGACCGAAGCGCGTCTGCTGACCCGCTACACCGTCTGGGCTGGCCTGATGGCGGGTGCGGGTCTGGCGCTGCTCTATCTGGCGCTGTTCCGTCTGGGTTCCGACAGCAGCGTGCTGGTTGACCAGGGCGCGAACGGTGCGGCGATTCTGCATGCCTACGTACAGCACACCTTTGGTGGTGCGGGCAGCATGATGCTGGCTATTCTGATCTTCCTGGCTTGTCTGGTAACGGCGGTTGGCCTGACCTGTGCCTGTGCTGAGTTCTTTGCTCAGTACGTTCCGCTCTCCTATCGTACGCTGGTGTTTATCCTCGGCGGCTTCTCGATGGCGGTGTCGAACCTGGGTCTGAGCCACCTGATTCAGGTCTCTATTCCGGTGCTGACCACCATCTACCCGCCGTGTATCGTGCTGGTAGTGTTGAGCTTCACCCGCGGCTGGTGGAATAATTCCACACGAATTATCGCTCCGGCCATGTTTATCAGTCTGCTTTTTGGTATGCTTGACGGCATTAAGGCATCGGCATTCAGCGCCATCCTGCCCGCCTGGACACAGCGTCTGCCGCTGTCTGAACAGGGTCTGGCGTGGCTGATGCCTACCGTTGTTGCACTGGTACTGGCTATTATCTGGGATCGTGCTGCAGGGCGTCAGGTTACTTCGAACGCGCACTAA
- the phoR gene encoding phosphate regulon sensor histidine kinase PhoR — protein MLERLSWKRLCFELILCCIPALILGAVFGYLPWFLLAAVTGLLVWHFWNLLRLSWWLWVDRSMTPPPGSGSWEPLLYGLHQMQMRNKKRRRELGSLIKRFRSGAESLPDAVVLTTEEGAMFWCNGLAQQLLGLRWPDDNGQNILNLLRYPEFAQYLKKRDFTRPHNLVLNNGRHLEIRVMPYSDKQWLMVARDVTQMHQLEGARRNFFANVSHELRTPLTVLQGYLEMMQEQTLEGAPREKALQTMREQTQRMEGLVKQLLTLSRIEAAPTLALNETIDVPMMLRMLEREAQTLSQQQHQITFEVDNSLKVRGSNDELRSAISNLVYNAVNHTPAGTHIIVRWQHAPTGAEFSVEDDGPGIGPEHIPRLTERFYRVDKARSRQTGGSGLGLAIVKHAINHHDSRLDIVSTPGKSTRFSFVIPERLIASNSA, from the coding sequence GTGCTGGAACGTCTGTCATGGAAAAGGCTCTGTTTTGAACTGATATTGTGCTGTATTCCGGCCCTGATCCTCGGGGCCGTTTTCGGTTATTTACCCTGGTTTTTGCTGGCGGCCGTCACCGGGCTGCTGGTCTGGCACTTCTGGAATCTGCTCCGCCTCTCATGGTGGCTGTGGGTTGACCGAAGCATGACGCCCCCGCCGGGAAGCGGGAGCTGGGAACCTCTGCTGTATGGCCTGCACCAGATGCAGATGCGTAATAAGAAACGCCGACGCGAGCTGGGCAGCCTGATCAAACGCTTTCGCAGCGGCGCAGAATCCCTTCCTGATGCGGTAGTGCTTACCACCGAAGAGGGGGCAATGTTCTGGTGCAACGGACTGGCGCAACAGCTGCTGGGCCTGCGCTGGCCGGACGATAATGGACAGAACATCCTCAACCTGCTGCGCTACCCCGAGTTCGCGCAGTATCTGAAAAAACGCGATTTTACCCGTCCGCATAATCTGGTGTTAAACAATGGTCGCCATCTGGAGATCCGCGTCATGCCCTACAGCGACAAACAGTGGCTGATGGTGGCGCGGGATGTAACGCAGATGCACCAGCTGGAAGGGGCCCGGCGCAACTTCTTTGCCAACGTCAGTCACGAGTTACGCACCCCGCTGACGGTCTTACAGGGCTATCTGGAGATGATGCAGGAGCAGACCCTCGAGGGCGCCCCACGGGAAAAAGCGCTGCAGACCATGCGCGAGCAGACGCAACGCATGGAAGGACTGGTGAAGCAGCTGCTGACCCTCTCCCGCATTGAGGCCGCGCCAACCCTTGCGCTCAATGAAACTATCGATGTGCCGATGATGCTGCGGATGTTAGAGCGTGAGGCGCAAACCTTAAGCCAGCAGCAGCACCAGATCACCTTCGAGGTGGATAACAGCCTTAAAGTGCGCGGCAGTAACGATGAGCTGCGCAGCGCCATCTCCAATCTGGTCTATAACGCGGTGAACCACACGCCCGCAGGGACCCACATTATCGTGCGCTGGCAGCATGCCCCCACCGGGGCGGAGTTCAGCGTGGAGGATGATGGCCCGGGTATCGGCCCGGAGCATATTCCGCGCCTGACCGAGCGTTTTTATCGGGTTGATAAAGCCCGTTCCCGCCAGACGGGCGGCAGCGGACTGGGGCTGGCTATCGTGAAACACGCTATCAATCACCACGACAGCCGTCTCGATATCGTCAGCACGCCGGGCAAAAGCACGCGTTTCAGTTTCGTGATCCCGGAACGTTTGATTGCCAGTAACAGCGCCTGA
- the phoB gene encoding phosphate response regulator transcription factor PhoB, translated as MARRILVVEDEAPIREMVCFVLEQNGFQPVEAEDYDSAVNQLNEPWPDLILLDWMLPGGSGLQFIKHIKREALTRDIPVMMLTARGEEEDRVRGLETGADDYITKPFSPKELVARIKAVMRRISPMAVEEVIEMQGLSLDPTSHRVMTGENPLDMGPTEFKLLHFFMTHPERVYSREQLLNNVWGTNVYVEDRTVDVHIRRLRKALETSGHDRMVQTVRGTGYRFSTRF; from the coding sequence ATGGCGAGACGTATTCTGGTCGTAGAAGATGAAGCACCCATTCGTGAAATGGTCTGTTTCGTGCTCGAACAAAATGGCTTTCAACCGGTGGAAGCTGAAGATTACGACAGCGCGGTGAATCAGCTCAACGAACCCTGGCCCGATCTGATCCTGCTCGACTGGATGTTGCCCGGCGGCTCTGGTCTGCAATTCATCAAACACATCAAACGTGAAGCCTTAACCCGCGATATTCCGGTGATGATGTTGACCGCCCGTGGGGAAGAGGAAGATCGCGTTCGCGGTCTGGAGACCGGGGCGGATGATTACATCACCAAGCCTTTCTCACCGAAAGAGCTGGTAGCGCGTATCAAGGCGGTGATGCGCCGTATTTCACCGATGGCGGTGGAAGAGGTAATTGAGATGCAGGGTCTGAGCCTCGATCCCACCTCACACCGCGTGATGACCGGTGAAAATCCCCTCGATATGGGGCCGACGGAATTCAAACTGCTGCACTTCTTCATGACCCACCCGGAACGTGTCTACAGCCGCGAGCAGTTGCTCAATAATGTCTGGGGCACTAACGTCTATGTTGAAGACCGGACGGTGGATGTGCATATTCGTCGTCTGCGTAAGGCCCTCGAAACCAGCGGTCACGACCGCATGGTGCAGACCGTCCGCGGCACGGGTTACCGTTTCTCAACCCGTTTCTGA
- the sbcD gene encoding exonuclease subunit SbcD, which translates to MRILHTSDWHLGQNFYSKSRAAEHEAFLNWLLEMAQSHQVDAILVAGDIFDTGSPPSYARELYNRFVVNLQKTGCHLVIVAGNHDSVATLNESREILAFLNTTVVASAGHGPQILHKRDGTPGAVLCPIPFLRPRDVMKSQAGLSGIEKQQQLLEAITHYYADQYTAACQLRGDSLLPIIATGHLTTVGASKSDAVRDIYIGTLDAFPAQHFPAADYIALGHIHRAQKIGGCDHIRYCGSPIPLSFDETGKSKSVHLVSFDQGKLSAVDALEVPMTQPLAVLKGDLAAIAAQLEQWRGVEQTPPVWLDIEIATEEYLHDMQRKIQQLTDDLPVEVLLVRRSRELREKLLANSLRETLSELRVEEVFERRLAQETLDDAQRARLNELFSHALHALDNDEDNA; encoded by the coding sequence ATGCGCATACTTCACACCTCGGACTGGCATCTGGGACAGAACTTTTACAGTAAAAGCCGCGCCGCCGAACATGAAGCCTTCCTCAACTGGCTGCTTGAGATGGCGCAATCCCACCAGGTCGACGCCATCCTCGTGGCCGGGGATATCTTCGACACCGGATCGCCGCCGAGCTATGCGCGAGAGCTGTATAACCGTTTCGTGGTCAACCTGCAGAAGACCGGATGCCATCTGGTGATTGTGGCCGGCAATCATGATTCCGTGGCCACGCTGAATGAATCCCGTGAAATTCTGGCCTTTCTTAACACCACCGTGGTGGCCAGCGCCGGGCACGGGCCGCAAATTCTGCACAAACGCGACGGGACGCCCGGAGCGGTGCTTTGCCCCATCCCGTTCTTACGCCCGCGTGACGTGATGAAAAGCCAGGCGGGCCTCTCGGGGATCGAGAAGCAGCAGCAGCTGTTAGAGGCCATCACCCACTATTATGCCGATCAGTATACCGCCGCCTGCCAGCTGCGCGGTGACAGCCTCCTGCCGATTATCGCCACCGGCCATCTCACCACCGTCGGGGCCAGTAAAAGTGACGCGGTACGTGACATCTATATCGGCACGCTGGATGCCTTCCCCGCTCAGCATTTCCCGGCGGCCGACTATATCGCGCTGGGCCACATCCACCGGGCACAGAAGATTGGCGGCTGCGACCACATTCGCTACTGCGGCTCGCCTATCCCCCTCAGCTTTGATGAAACCGGCAAAAGCAAAAGCGTGCATCTGGTGAGTTTTGACCAGGGCAAGCTCAGCGCCGTTGACGCTCTGGAGGTGCCCATGACCCAACCGCTGGCGGTGCTGAAGGGCGATCTGGCGGCCATCGCTGCCCAACTGGAGCAGTGGCGTGGCGTGGAGCAGACGCCTCCCGTCTGGCTGGATATCGAAATTGCCACCGAGGAGTACCTGCACGACATGCAGCGTAAGATTCAGCAGCTGACGGACGATCTGCCGGTGGAGGTACTGCTGGTGCGGCGCAGCCGCGAACTGCGCGAGAAGCTCCTCGCCAACAGCCTGCGTGAAACCCTCAGCGAGCTGCGGGTGGAGGAGGTCTTTGAACGCCGCCTGGCGCAGGAGACTCTCGACGATGCACAGCGGGCGCGGTTAAACGAGCTGTTCAGCCATGCGCTGCACGCGCTGGATAACGACGAGGATAACGCATGA